In Nitrosococcus oceani ATCC 19707, the following proteins share a genomic window:
- a CDS encoding HU family DNA-binding protein translates to MCKIKGNNLVNKSELIESVADAGNLTKAAAARAVDSVIEAVTDALRRGDQVTIVGFGTFSVRDRAARTGRNPQTGEEIKIKASKMPSFKAGKALKDAVN, encoded by the coding sequence ATTTGTAAAATTAAGGGGAATAACTTAGTGAATAAATCGGAGCTTATTGAATCAGTAGCAGACGCGGGGAATTTGACAAAAGCCGCTGCGGCTCGGGCTGTGGATTCTGTTATCGAAGCGGTTACCGATGCGTTAAGGCGTGGTGACCAGGTCACGATCGTGGGCTTTGGTACTTTTTCCGTGCGTGATCGTGCTGCCCGGACTGGGCGCAATCCACAGACGGGTGAGGAAATCAAAATCAAGGCATCTAAGATGCCTTCGTTTAAAGCTGGAAAAGCCCTCAAGGATGCTGTAAACTAG
- a CDS encoding BCAM0308 family protein: MGKRDSSKITRNIIAHEKGTPGPGGNRGDRLIKESIHDPYKTRKKLPEPTFCPVCRAVFERGRWSWAELPADANQKLCPACQRMRDRVPAGFLTLSGEFFQEHREEIINLIRNKEESEKAQHPLKRIMDIEEKGKEMVVTFTEIHLPRGIGEALSRAYEGNLDYQYTDGNSILRVRWHR, translated from the coding sequence ATGGGAAAAAGGGATTCCAGTAAAATTACCCGCAACATCATCGCCCATGAGAAGGGAACGCCAGGTCCGGGAGGAAATAGAGGCGATCGGTTAATTAAGGAAAGTATACATGATCCCTATAAAACCAGGAAAAAATTACCGGAACCCACCTTCTGCCCGGTGTGTCGGGCTGTCTTTGAACGAGGCCGATGGAGCTGGGCTGAACTCCCTGCCGACGCCAATCAAAAATTATGCCCTGCCTGTCAGCGGATGCGGGATCGGGTTCCAGCAGGTTTTTTAACCCTGAGCGGGGAATTTTTTCAAGAACACCGGGAGGAAATCATTAACCTTATTCGTAACAAGGAAGAAAGCGAAAAAGCACAACACCCCTTGAAACGGATTATGGACATTGAGGAAAAAGGAAAGGAAATGGTAGTCACCTTTACTGAAATCCATCTTCCACGGGGTATAGGGGAGGCCTTAAGCCGGGCCTATGAAGGTAACCTGGACTACCAGTATACCGATGGAAACAGCATTCTCCGTGTCCGATGGCACCGCTAA
- a CDS encoding BON domain-containing protein yields MNQQDEVIKQARALLEHDERINLHPSPIEISVCEGSLIIKGEVENLTTKRRALQLLRNKSMTGINKLIDQLMVKPAEHRGDGALRDALCQALLADSTFHNCTLLARVKTGAAQELEQRGFETWQQADREPSGLIKISIAAGTVGLEGKVPTPSHKHLIEAMSWWLRGCRNVENKLEVDPAREETDGELSDALRLILEKDRFVEADQIRIDIQNRVMTLYGFVATRKEKERVEANAWSLSSIAEVINQIEVRKLEV; encoded by the coding sequence ATGAATCAACAAGATGAGGTCATTAAACAAGCGAGAGCGCTTCTTGAGCATGATGAACGTATTAACCTCCATCCCTCTCCTATTGAAATAAGTGTCTGTGAGGGAAGCCTTATTATTAAGGGTGAAGTAGAAAATCTTACTACTAAAAGGCGCGCATTGCAGCTTCTACGCAATAAGTCAATGACTGGGATAAATAAGCTGATCGACCAACTTATGGTGAAGCCTGCAGAGCATCGGGGTGATGGCGCACTACGGGATGCCCTCTGCCAAGCATTGCTGGCGGATTCGACTTTCCATAATTGCACTTTGTTGGCGCGGGTAAAGACAGGGGCGGCGCAAGAGCTTGAGCAGAGAGGTTTCGAAACTTGGCAGCAAGCCGATCGCGAACCCAGCGGATTGATCAAGATTTCCATAGCAGCAGGAACGGTGGGCTTGGAAGGAAAAGTACCCACGCCTTCCCATAAACATTTGATAGAAGCCATGAGTTGGTGGTTACGGGGGTGCCGAAACGTTGAAAATAAGTTAGAGGTGGACCCGGCGCGGGAAGAGACGGACGGGGAGCTTTCTGATGCACTCCGCCTAATTTTGGAGAAAGACCGGTTTGTCGAAGCGGATCAAATTCGAATTGACATTCAAAATCGTGTCATGACCTTATACGGATTTGTTGCCACCCGGAAAGAAAAAGAGAGGGTGGAGGCCAACGCCTGGAGTTTGTCAAGCATAGCAGAGGTCATTAACCAGATTGAAGTGAGAAAACTAGAGGTCTAG